One Pectinophora gossypiella chromosome 21, ilPecGoss1.1, whole genome shotgun sequence genomic region harbors:
- the LOC126376744 gene encoding peptidyl-prolyl cis-trans isomerase Fkbp12-like produces the protein MGVDVETLSPGNGSTYPKPGQTVVVHYTGTLTNGKKFDSSRDRGQPFKFTLGKGDVIKGWDQGLAKMSVGERAKLTCSPDFAYGSRGHPGVIPPNSTLIFDVELIRVE, from the exons ATGGGCGTTGATGTTGAGACTCTTTCGCCTGGAAATG GCTCCACATATCCGAAACCCGGTCAGACGGTGGTGGTTCACTACACAGGGACCCTGACGAACGGGAAGAAGTTCGACTCATCGCGAGACCGCGGCCAGCCCTTCAAATTTACACTTGGCAAAGGGGATGTCATTAAAGGCTGGGATCAGGGATTGGCTAAA ATGTCTGTAGGAGAGCGTGCAAAACTGACTTGTTCACCGGACTTTGCATATGGCTCTAGAGGTCACCCTGGAGTCATCCCACCAAATTCCACACTAATCTTCGATGTTGAACTGATACGTGTGGAATAA
- the LOC126376681 gene encoding peroxisome biogenesis factor 10 gives MALPAAQPAEVLRAWQKDDLYEKQLAESLARLMPSHHAPKAAPLSSVLYKFFTTLKELQTLGEEYSGIVQVDETYHKLPTFTSRLLSILLSAFGENLTRKILRKAEKSVEHSTALRPEAQNTFLVIIKAVNNMVPQIESIHRALSYIKGGPLQIGKSITAIDYVHVRPAAAAYYAHLRLLGIVTLLHAFISCGQSIYQAKKNMDLMRDFPNEVDSSKSCVACLEEMLQPCVLHCGHIFCMNCCYGALETCALCRTPFTKNTVVPLMNYYPGQK, from the coding sequence atggctTTGCCAGCAGCGCAGCCAGCTGAAGTACTCCGAGCATGGCAGAAAGACGATTTGTACGAGAAGCAACTGGCAGAGTCGCTGGCTCGTCTCATGCCTTCTCATCATGCACCGAAGGCTGCTCCTTTATCATCAGTGCTTTACAAATTTTTTACTACCCTGAAGGAACTTCAAACACTCGGAGAAGAGTACTCAGGCATTGTACAAGTTGACGAAACTTACCATAAACTCCCGACCTTTACCAGCAGACTTTTAAGCATACTGTTATCAGCTTTTGGTGAAAATCTAACTAGAAAGATACTGCGAAAAGCCGAAAAGAGTGTCGAACACAGTACAGCTTTACGACCTGAAGCTCAGAACAcgtttcttgttattatcaagGCCGTGAACAATATGGTGCCACAAATTGAAAGCATACACCGTGCATTAAGTTACATCAAAGGAGGACCATTACAAATAGGAAAGTCAATCACTGCTATAGATTACGTCCACGTACGCCCTGCAGCTGCGGCGTATTACGCTCATTTGAGGTTATTGGGAATCGTTACACTTTTACATGCCTTTATATCTTGTGGACAGAGCATTTACCAGGCCAAAAAGAATATGGacttaatgagagactttccaaatGAAGTGGATAGCAGTAAATCATGTGTAGCATGCCTGGAAGAGATGCTGCAACCGTGTGTGCTTCACTGCGGACACATTTTCTGTATGAACTGCTGTTACGGAGCTTTGGAGACGTGTGCATTGTGTCGGACTCCTTTTACTAAGAACACTGTTGTGCCATTGATGAATTATTATCCAGGACAAAAATAG
- the LOC126376685 gene encoding MRG/MORF4L-binding protein isoform X1, which translates to MVSSEEEVEVKPADEAVEWDVDMDIQLFYAMANHKPVGINKHFHMACIWEKLSNSITKEISTQDIWKHLESLYDMSMLDDTEPIPFPNHEQPFSLPESEFGALIKQKCKDAILGDESEDVRSPSPKVTTPRSSSRGTASKDSTPKAIATVSQRKDSVSALSTKTRKESGSSHASTDTPSIKSEKDYDRRRDSRDSNASGPRDSSSSRKSTSQREKTKSKVSSAAAWESPLIDEDSGRRGRRRANTSTPPATTPAKRRRT; encoded by the exons ATGGTTTCGAGTGAAGAAGAGGTTGAAGTAAAACCGGCCGATGAGGCTGTAGAATGGGACGTGGACATGGATATACAGTTATTTTACGCAATGGCAAATCATAAGCCGGTGGGAATAAACAAACATTTCCACATGGCTTGTATTTGGGAGAAACTTTCTAATTCTATCACAAAGGAAATATCTACACAAG ACATATGGAAGCATTTGGAAAGCTTGTATGACATGTCCATGTTAGATGATACAGAGCCTATACCATTTCCAAACCACGAGCAACCATTCAGCCTACCTGAGAGTGAGTTTGGGGCTCTGATCAAACAGAAATGTAAAGACGCCATCTTAGGTGATGAGAGTGAAG ATGTTCGGAGCCCCTCGCCTAAGGTCACAACCCCTAGAAGCAGTTCTAGGGGCACTGCATCTAAAGATAGTACTCCTAAAG CCATAGCAACAGTTAGTCAGCGCAAAGACAGTGTTAGCGCGCTCTCCACCAAGACTCGTAAAGAAAGTGGGAGTTCACACGCCTCTACTGATACTCCTAGCATCAAATCTGAAAAAGATTATG ATCGAAGGAGAGACTCCCGCGACTCAAATGCGTCAGGTCCTAGAGACAGTTCCAGTAGCAGAAAGTCTACATCGCaaagagaaaaaacaaagtCTAAAGTCAGCTCTGCGGCTG CGTGGGAGTCTCCACTGATAGACGAAGACAGcggccgccgcggccgccgtCGCGCGAACACCTCGACCCCTCCGGCCACGACCCCCGCCAAACGTCGCCGCACCTGA
- the LOC126376685 gene encoding MRG/MORF4L-binding protein isoform X2 has protein sequence MVSSEEEVEVKPADEAVEWDVDMDIQLFYAMANHKPVGINKHFHMACIWEKLSNSITKEISTQDIWKHLESLYDMSMLDDTEPIPFPNHEQPFSLPESEFGALIKQKCKDAILGDESEAIATVSQRKDSVSALSTKTRKESGSSHASTDTPSIKSEKDYDRRRDSRDSNASGPRDSSSSRKSTSQREKTKSKVSSAAAWESPLIDEDSGRRGRRRANTSTPPATTPAKRRRT, from the exons ATGGTTTCGAGTGAAGAAGAGGTTGAAGTAAAACCGGCCGATGAGGCTGTAGAATGGGACGTGGACATGGATATACAGTTATTTTACGCAATGGCAAATCATAAGCCGGTGGGAATAAACAAACATTTCCACATGGCTTGTATTTGGGAGAAACTTTCTAATTCTATCACAAAGGAAATATCTACACAAG ACATATGGAAGCATTTGGAAAGCTTGTATGACATGTCCATGTTAGATGATACAGAGCCTATACCATTTCCAAACCACGAGCAACCATTCAGCCTACCTGAGAGTGAGTTTGGGGCTCTGATCAAACAGAAATGTAAAGACGCCATCTTAGGTGATGAGAGTGAAG CCATAGCAACAGTTAGTCAGCGCAAAGACAGTGTTAGCGCGCTCTCCACCAAGACTCGTAAAGAAAGTGGGAGTTCACACGCCTCTACTGATACTCCTAGCATCAAATCTGAAAAAGATTATG ATCGAAGGAGAGACTCCCGCGACTCAAATGCGTCAGGTCCTAGAGACAGTTCCAGTAGCAGAAAGTCTACATCGCaaagagaaaaaacaaagtCTAAAGTCAGCTCTGCGGCTG CGTGGGAGTCTCCACTGATAGACGAAGACAGcggccgccgcggccgccgtCGCGCGAACACCTCGACCCCTCCGGCCACGACCCCCGCCAAACGTCGCCGCACCTGA